In the Triticum aestivum cultivar Chinese Spring chromosome 2B, IWGSC CS RefSeq v2.1, whole genome shotgun sequence genome, AACCACCTAGCAAGTAGTGAGTTGTGCTAGCGTGACAATATGTTTGATTATGCAAATCAGGAGTCCCGTCTTTCATGCTAGTATTCGAGAACATGTTCGTTTACTAGTTCCTGGTAGGATGCTTCCCGGTATCACCTTGAAATTCTGAATGAACTGTGATGCTATATGTTTGCTAATAAGTACATATAGTTTAATTTTGGAGATTTCTCTAGAAGCCGGAGAATTGTTGTGGCAGTCCATTGGACACTATAAGACGTTCATGTTTTCTAAAGATAAACATTGGCTGCATTTTCTTTTATCATACATAGATGCAAAATCACAAACTCTATATAGAAAACTAGCTGCACAAGACAATCTTCTTGATAGTTGAGTATCGATTTATTTATGAGTGATCAATAGGGGAAAATTATGATCGTCATTTACTTGTTCACTAGAAAACATGCAACTTTCTGACACGAAGGACATCACAATGAGATATTAAATTCATGGGAATAACATGCAAGGCACGCTTGCCATCCTTACACTTCCAGTATAACATGCATATATTATTTTATCAAGAGCTTAACGACTTCGAAACCACACAATAACAATAAGACCGAGTAGCATAATGATTTTCCAAGTGCTCCTCCACTTATTTAGCCATATATAAAAGTCGATGCAGATGTAGAACAACCGACTCCTAGATGCTTATGGGTAGTACATCCGATCATCACGAGCAGTTGTTGGGCATGGTGAGACCACACTTGCCAGGCAGCGCCATGGCGCGCTTTGCGTCGATGTGGTACTTTCTCAGCCATATGCCAGCGATGCCTTTGTACCGGCAGATACATGATAGGTTGGCCTTCCCAAGCGCAGCACAACACTCAGCCAACGGACTGTCTGTGGGGTTATTCACTGCCGCTGCGGGCTGGCAAAGCTTGAATTCATCATTCGACATGCCGCAAACGCCATGAACACCCTCTAGTGCGGCAAGGGACACCGACATGACAAGCAACAATGCTGCAGCCAATGCATGTGCCTTAGCCATAACTGTTGGTAGTGTTATTATGTTATCTAGTGGATTGCTAGAGGAGATTTGGTCTTAGCTAGATTTTGCTTTGGAAATGTGTGAGATGAATGTTTGGTGTatggctctatttataggggcaggCCCCTGTGTTCATGAAGTGTGTATTTTGCATGAGGGAAGAAATTAGGCACTCAAGTGCTGCTCACATGTAGAAGCATATTGTCTTATCATGCAAACAAAAATCTGCACTTGAACTCACTGTTGAGCGATAACGACTACCATAGTTGGCAAAACGATATGTAATGAAGCAAAATTTCTGATTTCAACATCAAGAGTACGCTGCAAATTAAGACCAGTTCTTCACAATGatgacgaaaaagggtttcccctcgctttgtattacaaagcaaacaTCCAATACAACCAACGATaagtgctggggcggaagcagcacaaccacgcccaaaagaaaagaaagagaaaaaagaaaagaaacaaatgccgataacggCGGATCGACAAAGACGACGGAGCCTCGCGACCGCTGCTTCCACCGAAGATCGTCCCCCAAGCTAcgagactccgaagcgccggtatcaatcaacacctccaagaagggacacgatgatgacgacgctgctgccaagggtttcccccggtacacggcgaggaaagaggaagggtagccccgacgccctccaggaaggtccgatggcaccctcaggcgccaccgcgtcggtgtcggccaagccaacagggatttctcccgatcccatccTCCACCTCAGACACTCCGGTGCTCGCCACCAAACTGACCACCACCCTGGCACACGGACACGAAGCATCCCACGCTGTCTCACCACGATACCGCGAAGATGGCATGCACAAGGAAGAAGGGGAGCCGGGACTTGGGCCGCAGCACCGTCAGCGTACTGGAGGGACCCACCTCCACCGTCCacgacggtagccgaccggacgcCAAAGCGGGAGCTTGCCGGGCCCGTGGCcccacaggcccggccgggccCTTAGAGGCCCGGACAACTCCCACCTCCGCGTCGCAGCATGCATGCCGTCGGCGTCGCTGCCCCCCGTTCAAGCTGCTCCACCACCTCACCACACAGACGACGACGAAGCCACGCCGggggccggcccgctaggacccagatggggcccgcgGGCCCCAATCTGGGCCGGGGGCGCGTCTCTGGCCAACCAGTGCCACCACGTCGTCTCGCCGCCAAGGGGTTGCGCCACCATCGAGCGAGCCGCCGGCCACCGCACCGGGAGGCCGGGCCGTCATCAGGCCGAgg is a window encoding:
- the LOC123041965 gene encoding putative lipid-transfer protein DIR1, with translation MAKAHALAAALLLVMSVSLAALEGVHGVCGMSNDEFKLCQPAAAVNNPTDSPLAECCAALGKANLSCICRYKGIAGIWLRKYHIDAKRAMALPGKCGLTMPNNCS